In a genomic window of Pelecanus crispus isolate bPelCri1 chromosome 1, bPelCri1.pri, whole genome shotgun sequence:
- the ZBTB21 gene encoding zinc finger and BTB domain-containing protein 21 isoform X1 yields the protein MEGLLHYINPAHAISLLSALNEERLKGQLCDVVLIVGDQKFRAHKNVLAASSEYFQTLFTNKENESQSVFQLDFCEPDAFDNVLNYIYSSSLFIEKGSLAAVQELGYSLGISFLTNIVSKSPQAPFPACPVKKILYQDEDESSSQKRSVIVCQNRIEAQAKSINQTQHDLSHTSKPSPSVAVKTSSRPQVTKPAETLHNLSLTERRWLKESPVSYTKLHETSGTVEDQSRGGLVKRNTVMPQMPLAEKEIASDEPGSSGQLLRGKAAEMSLKRPRPPVLSLRGASESTFLLREAGKGNGQSEDRNLLYYSKLGLVIPSSGSGPEHQSIDRSGPLVKSLLRRSLSMDSQVPIYSPSVDLKPSQVSASSSPGTNDSQKTFNVVSQKSSLKESSEKLVLDEKPQVIHPHRLRSFSASQSTDREVASPLTEVRIKTEPSSPLSDPTEIIRVTVGDASASTNKDFPFKTEDDHKEPSRLPAKRRFQADRRLPFKKLKTDEQSSPGSEDNFEEGSSPMHLDADFPDSDVSKDEYSEMEEARPNKKFKCKHCLKIFRSTAGLHRHVNMYHNPEKPYACDICHKRFHTNFKVWTHCQTQHGIVKNPSPASSSHAVLDEKFQRKLIDIVREREIKKALIVKLRRGKQGFQGQSASQAQQVIKRNLRSRTKGAYICTYCGKAYRFLSQFKQHIKMHPGEKPIGGNKAPKQKDHIHIESPVENKEVYQCRLCNAKLSSLIEQGNHERLCRNATVCPYCSLRFSSPEMKHEHESKCEYKKLTCLECMRTFKSSFSIWRHQVEVHNQNTMAPSENFSLPILDHNGEITSSARLPPQSESNKMNNFVAAKEDGVFSDSSEQINFDSEDSSCLPEDLSVSKQFKIQIKEEPADDIEDEVTETSREPKEVVSNKDAGLWPCEKCGKIFTVRKQLERHQELLCSVKPFICHVCNKAFRTNFRLWSHFQSHMSQAAEEPTNKEPEICPPANSPSPPPLPPPPPLPKIQPLEPDSPTGVSESSTTTEKLFVPQESDTLFYHAPPLSAITFKRQYMCKLCHRTFKTAFSLWSHEQTHN from the coding sequence ATGGAGGGGCTCTTGCATTACATAAATCCAGCACATGCCATTTCACTTCTAAGTGCACTGAATGAGGAGCGTCTAAAGGGACAGCTGTGTGATGTTGTTCTTATAGTAGGAGACCAGAAATTTCGAGCTCATAAAAATGTTCTGGCTGCCAGCAGTGAATACTTCCAGACTCTGTTCACAAATAAGGAGAATGAGTCTCAGTCAGTGTTTCAACTCGACTTTTGTGAACCAGATGCTTTTGATAATGTGTTAAACTACATTTATTCTTCATCCTTGTTCATTGAGAAAGGCAGTCTTGCAGCTGTGCAAGAACTGGGCTACAGTCTTGGAATATCCTTTCTTACAAACATTGTTTCTAAGAGTCCTCAAGCTCCTTTTCCAGCTTGccctgttaaaaaaatactgtatcaaGATGAAGATGAAAGTAGTTCTCAGAAGAGAAGTGTCATTGTCTGTCAGAACAGAATTGAAGCGCAAGCAAAAAGTATAAATCAAACACAACATGATTTAAGCCATACTTCTAAACCTTCACCCTCTGTTGCTGTCAAAACTAGCAGTAGACCACAAGTAACAAAACCAGCTGAAACCCTCCACAACTTATCACTGACTGAAAGGAGATGGCTGAAAGAAAGCCCTGTGAGCTATACCAAGCTTCATGAAACTTCTGGAACTGTGGAGGATCAGAGCAGAGGTGGTTTAGTGAAAAGGAACACAGTAATGCCTCAAATGCCTttagcagagaaagaaattgcAAGCGATGAACCAGGAAGCAGTGGTCAGCTTTTaagaggaaaggctgcagagaTGTCATTAAAAAGACCGCGTCCGCCAGTCTTGTCTCTGCGTGGCGCATCAGAATCTACATTTTTGTTGCGagaggcaggaaaaggaaacGGCCAAAGTGAAGACAGGAATTTGCTATACTACTCAAAGTTAGGGCTAGTAATTCCTTCTAGTGGATCTGGTCCAGAACACCAAAGTATTGACAGAAGTGGGCCACTTGTAAAAAGTCTCCTTCGAAGGTCACTGTCCATGGACAGCCAGGTTCCCATTTACTCACCTTCTGTTGACCTAAAACCTTCACAGGTATCAGCATCCTCCTCACCAGGAACTAACGATTCCCAGAAGACATTCAATGTGGTATCTCAAAAGTCATCCTTGAAAGAGTCATCAGAGAAGTTAGTCTTAGATGAAAAACCACAGGTAATACACCCACATCGCCTTAGGTCTTTCAGTGCCTCTCAGTCAACTGATAGGGAGGTTGCTTCCCCTCTCACAGAGGTGCGAATAAAAACTGAACCTAGCAGTCCACTTTCAGATCCTACCGAAATAATAAGAGTTACAGTGGGTGATGCTTCAGCATCAACAAATAAAgactttccttttaaaactgaGGATGATCATAAGGAACCAAGTAGACTTCCAGCAAAAAGGAGATTTCAAGCTGATAGAAGACTACCGTTTAAGAAACTGAAGACAGATGAGCAGAGTTCTCCTGGGTCAGAAGATAACTTTGAGGAAGGCTCAAGCCCTATGCACCTTGATGCTGATTTTCCCGATTCTGATGTGAGTAAGGATGAATACAGTGAGATGGAAGAAGCAAgaccaaataaaaaatttaaatgcaagCACTGCCTTAAAATTTTCAGATCTACAGCAGGTCTTCATCGTCATGTTAACATGTATCATAATCCAGAGAAGCCCTATGCTTGTGACATATGCCACAAGAGATTTCACACAAATTTCAAAGTGTGGACACACTGCCAGACGCAACATGGAATTGTGAAGAATCCCTCACCTGCTTCCAGTTCACATGCTGTTTTGGATGAAAAATTCCAAAGAAAACTGATCGATatagtgagagagagagaaattaaaaaggctCTAATAGTTAAACTAAGACGTGGCAAGCAAGGTTTTCAGGGACAGTCTGCTTCACAAGCGCAACAAGTCATCAAAAGGAATTTAAGATCGAGAACCAAAGGAGCCTATATTTGTACCTACTGTGGGAAAGCCTATCGTTTCCTCTCCCAGTTTAAACAGCACATAAAAATGCACCCAGGGGAGAAACCAATTGGAGGAAATAAGGCTCCTAAGCAGAAGGATCATATTCATATTGAAAGTCCAGTAGAAAACAAAGAGGTTTATCAGTGCCGTCTCTGCAATGCTAAGCTCTCTTCGCTTATTGAACAGGGAAATCATGAGCGACTCTGTAGAAATGCTACTGTCTGTCCTTACTGCAGCCTTAGATTTTCTTCTCCAGAGATGAAGCATGAGCATGAAAGCAAGTGTGAATACAAGAAGCTTACTTGTCTTGAGTGTATGCGTACCTTTAAATCATCCTTTAGTATTTGGCGGCATCAAGTTGAAGTTCACAATCAAAACACAATGGCTCCATCAGAGAACTTTTCTTTACCTATCCTGGATCACAATGGAGAAATAACTAGTTCAGCAAGATTGCCTCCTCAGTCAGAATCCaataaaatgaacaattttGTTGCTGCAAAGGAAGATGGTGTATTCAGTGATTCGTCAGAACAAATAAATTTTGATTCTGAAGATTCCTCATGCCTACCTGAAGACTTAAGTGTTTCCAAGCAGTTTAAAATTCAGATCAAAGAAGAGCCTGCAGACGATATAGAGGATGAGGTCACTGAAACAAGCAGAGAACCTAAGGAAGTAGTCTCCAACAAAGATGCTGGTTTGTGGCCCTGTGAAAAGTGTGGGAAGATTTTCACTGTACGCAAACAGCTGGAGCGTCACCAAGAGCTCTTATGTTCTGTGAAGCCGTTTATTTGTCACGTGTGTAACAAGGCCTTCCGAACCAACTTCCGTCTGTGGAGTCACTTCCAGTCTCATATGTCACAGGCTGCAGAAGAGCCCACAAATAAGGAGCCTGAGATATGTCCACCAGCTAAttccccatcaccaccacccttacctccacccccacccctgcccaaaATCCAGCCTTTGGAGCCTGATAGTCCAACAGGCGTGTCTGAAAGCTCCACTactactgaaaaattatttgtaccACAGGAGTCAGATACACTCTTCTATCATGCTCCACCACTCTCAGCAATCACATTCAAAAGACAGTACATGTGTAAACTCTGTCATAGGACTTTCAAGACAGCTTTTAGTCTTTGGAGCCATGAACAGACACACAATTAG
- the ZBTB21 gene encoding zinc finger and BTB domain-containing protein 21 isoform X2 — MEGLLHYINPAHAISLLSALNEERLKGQLCDVVLIVGDQKFRAHKNVLAASSEYFQTLFTNKENESQSVFQLDFCEPDAFDNVLNYIYSSSLFIEKGSLAAVQELGYSLGISFLTNIVSKSPQAPFPACPVKKILYQDEDESSSQKRSVIVCQNRIEAQAKSINQTQHDLSHTSKPSPSVAVKTSSRPQVTKPAETLHNLSLTERRWLKESPVSYTKLHETSGTVEDQSRGGLVKRNTVMPQMPLAEKEIASDEPGSSGQLLRGKAAEMSLKRPRPPVLSLRGASESTFLLREAGKGNGQSEDRNLLYYSKLGLVIPSSGSGPEHQSIDRSGPLVKSLLRRSLSMDSQVPIYSPSVDLKPSQVSASSSPGTNDSQKTFNVVSQKSSLKESSEKLVLDEKPQVIHPHRLRSFSASQSTDREVASPLTEVRIKTEPSSPLSDPTEIIRVTVGDASASTNKDFPFKTEDDHKEPSRLPAKRRFQADRRLPFKKLKTDEQSSPGSEDNFEEGSSPMHLDADFPDSDVSKDEFEQGNHERLCRNATVCPYCSLRFSSPEMKHEHESKCEYKKLTCLECMRTFKSSFSIWRHQVEVHNQNTMAPSENFSLPILDHNGEITSSARLPPQSESNKMNNFVAAKEDGVFSDSSEQINFDSEDSSCLPEDLSVSKQFKIQIKEEPADDIEDEVTETSREPKEVVSNKDAGLWPCEKCGKIFTVRKQLERHQELLCSVKPFICHVCNKAFRTNFRLWSHFQSHMSQAAEEPTNKEPEICPPANSPSPPPLPPPPPLPKIQPLEPDSPTGVSESSTTTEKLFVPQESDTLFYHAPPLSAITFKRQYMCKLCHRTFKTAFSLWSHEQTHN; from the exons ATGGAGGGGCTCTTGCATTACATAAATCCAGCACATGCCATTTCACTTCTAAGTGCACTGAATGAGGAGCGTCTAAAGGGACAGCTGTGTGATGTTGTTCTTATAGTAGGAGACCAGAAATTTCGAGCTCATAAAAATGTTCTGGCTGCCAGCAGTGAATACTTCCAGACTCTGTTCACAAATAAGGAGAATGAGTCTCAGTCAGTGTTTCAACTCGACTTTTGTGAACCAGATGCTTTTGATAATGTGTTAAACTACATTTATTCTTCATCCTTGTTCATTGAGAAAGGCAGTCTTGCAGCTGTGCAAGAACTGGGCTACAGTCTTGGAATATCCTTTCTTACAAACATTGTTTCTAAGAGTCCTCAAGCTCCTTTTCCAGCTTGccctgttaaaaaaatactgtatcaaGATGAAGATGAAAGTAGTTCTCAGAAGAGAAGTGTCATTGTCTGTCAGAACAGAATTGAAGCGCAAGCAAAAAGTATAAATCAAACACAACATGATTTAAGCCATACTTCTAAACCTTCACCCTCTGTTGCTGTCAAAACTAGCAGTAGACCACAAGTAACAAAACCAGCTGAAACCCTCCACAACTTATCACTGACTGAAAGGAGATGGCTGAAAGAAAGCCCTGTGAGCTATACCAAGCTTCATGAAACTTCTGGAACTGTGGAGGATCAGAGCAGAGGTGGTTTAGTGAAAAGGAACACAGTAATGCCTCAAATGCCTttagcagagaaagaaattgcAAGCGATGAACCAGGAAGCAGTGGTCAGCTTTTaagaggaaaggctgcagagaTGTCATTAAAAAGACCGCGTCCGCCAGTCTTGTCTCTGCGTGGCGCATCAGAATCTACATTTTTGTTGCGagaggcaggaaaaggaaacGGCCAAAGTGAAGACAGGAATTTGCTATACTACTCAAAGTTAGGGCTAGTAATTCCTTCTAGTGGATCTGGTCCAGAACACCAAAGTATTGACAGAAGTGGGCCACTTGTAAAAAGTCTCCTTCGAAGGTCACTGTCCATGGACAGCCAGGTTCCCATTTACTCACCTTCTGTTGACCTAAAACCTTCACAGGTATCAGCATCCTCCTCACCAGGAACTAACGATTCCCAGAAGACATTCAATGTGGTATCTCAAAAGTCATCCTTGAAAGAGTCATCAGAGAAGTTAGTCTTAGATGAAAAACCACAGGTAATACACCCACATCGCCTTAGGTCTTTCAGTGCCTCTCAGTCAACTGATAGGGAGGTTGCTTCCCCTCTCACAGAGGTGCGAATAAAAACTGAACCTAGCAGTCCACTTTCAGATCCTACCGAAATAATAAGAGTTACAGTGGGTGATGCTTCAGCATCAACAAATAAAgactttccttttaaaactgaGGATGATCATAAGGAACCAAGTAGACTTCCAGCAAAAAGGAGATTTCAAGCTGATAGAAGACTACCGTTTAAGAAACTGAAGACAGATGAGCAGAGTTCTCCTGGGTCAGAAGATAACTTTGAGGAAGGCTCAAGCCCTATGCACCTTGATGCTGATTTTCCCGATTCTGATGTGAGTAAGGATGAAT TTGAACAGGGAAATCATGAGCGACTCTGTAGAAATGCTACTGTCTGTCCTTACTGCAGCCTTAGATTTTCTTCTCCAGAGATGAAGCATGAGCATGAAAGCAAGTGTGAATACAAGAAGCTTACTTGTCTTGAGTGTATGCGTACCTTTAAATCATCCTTTAGTATTTGGCGGCATCAAGTTGAAGTTCACAATCAAAACACAATGGCTCCATCAGAGAACTTTTCTTTACCTATCCTGGATCACAATGGAGAAATAACTAGTTCAGCAAGATTGCCTCCTCAGTCAGAATCCaataaaatgaacaattttGTTGCTGCAAAGGAAGATGGTGTATTCAGTGATTCGTCAGAACAAATAAATTTTGATTCTGAAGATTCCTCATGCCTACCTGAAGACTTAAGTGTTTCCAAGCAGTTTAAAATTCAGATCAAAGAAGAGCCTGCAGACGATATAGAGGATGAGGTCACTGAAACAAGCAGAGAACCTAAGGAAGTAGTCTCCAACAAAGATGCTGGTTTGTGGCCCTGTGAAAAGTGTGGGAAGATTTTCACTGTACGCAAACAGCTGGAGCGTCACCAAGAGCTCTTATGTTCTGTGAAGCCGTTTATTTGTCACGTGTGTAACAAGGCCTTCCGAACCAACTTCCGTCTGTGGAGTCACTTCCAGTCTCATATGTCACAGGCTGCAGAAGAGCCCACAAATAAGGAGCCTGAGATATGTCCACCAGCTAAttccccatcaccaccacccttacctccacccccacccctgcccaaaATCCAGCCTTTGGAGCCTGATAGTCCAACAGGCGTGTCTGAAAGCTCCACTactactgaaaaattatttgtaccACAGGAGTCAGATACACTCTTCTATCATGCTCCACCACTCTCAGCAATCACATTCAAAAGACAGTACATGTGTAAACTCTGTCATAGGACTTTCAAGACAGCTTTTAGTCTTTGGAGCCATGAACAGACACACAATTAG